The Metabacillus schmidteae genome has a segment encoding these proteins:
- a CDS encoding YlbE-like family protein — protein MRKDVQEYIRANEERIKFIREQPHWYRKLSRNPDELDSMELNMMNYYQKTIPHRVQQFHNSVQMASMMIAMFQSMRQQD, from the coding sequence ATGAGAAAGGATGTCCAAGAATACATTCGAGCAAACGAAGAGCGCATAAAGTTTATTAGAGAACAACCTCATTGGTATAGAAAACTGTCAAGAAACCCGGATGAACTTGATTCAATGGAATTAAATATGATGAATTATTATCAAAAAACAATTCCTCACAGGGTTCAACAGTTTCATAACTCAGTTCAAATGGCATCTATGATGATCGCGATGTTTCAATCTATGAGACAGCAAGATTAA
- a CDS encoding DUF420 domain-containing protein: protein MNTSLPILPTISTSFIVLSAILVAIGWYLIKQRKIEAHMKVMFFAAIAAIIFFIIYASRTVFIGNTAFGGPDDIKIYYTIFLIFHITLATVGAVLGIVSLITGYKKNYQKHRKLGPVTSIVWFFTAITGVAVYLLLYVFYHGGETTSVIKAILGF from the coding sequence ATGAATACATCATTACCTATTTTACCTACTATAAGTACATCATTTATCGTGCTTAGCGCAATATTAGTTGCAATCGGATGGTATCTAATAAAACAGCGTAAAATTGAAGCTCATATGAAAGTTATGTTCTTTGCTGCAATTGCGGCCATCATTTTCTTTATTATATATGCCTCTAGAACAGTTTTTATTGGTAACACAGCATTTGGTGGTCCAGATGACATTAAAATTTACTATACGATTTTTCTTATTTTTCATATCACATTAGCAACAGTTGGAGCAGTATTAGGTATTGTATCTTTAATTACCGGCTACAAAAAAAACTACCAAAAGCATCGGAAACTTGGACCAGTAACAAGTATAGTGTGGTTTTTTACGGCTATTACAGGTGTAGCTGTATATTTGCTTTTATATGTTTTTTATCATGGAGGAGAAACAACTTCAGTAATTAAAGCAATATTAGGGTTTTAA
- the ylbD gene encoding YlbD family protein produces MASKKIHPSVQQFKDFVKKHPQIIQEVRKGNKDWQEVFEDWYLLGENDVIWQQYKAEQSNETEESEATSKADFMSQILTAVKKMDMNTVNHHLTNMSSTISTLQGLFDQFGSKGSGQSSSGSSQHPFSFRKD; encoded by the coding sequence ATGGCATCGAAAAAAATTCATCCATCTGTTCAGCAATTCAAAGATTTTGTGAAAAAGCATCCACAGATTATTCAAGAAGTAAGAAAAGGAAATAAAGATTGGCAGGAAGTGTTTGAGGATTGGTACTTACTCGGTGAAAATGATGTGATTTGGCAACAATATAAAGCTGAACAATCTAATGAGACAGAAGAGAGCGAAGCAACAAGTAAAGCTGATTTTATGAGTCAAATACTCACTGCTGTAAAGAAAATGGATATGAACACTGTTAATCATCATCTAACAAATATGAGTAGTACTATTTCAACATTGCAAGGGCTATTTGATCAATTTGGCTCGAAAGGTTCAGGTCAAAGCTCATCTGGCTCAAGTCAACACCCTTTTTCATTTAGAAAAGATTGA
- a CDS encoding YugN family protein translates to MRMEDTGLEGITIDLSRLDEIMDDNGLVLAGQWDYERVTYDRKIETKGQIYYLRVQAYAVEGDIGGRHAVVKLITPLLGKHYYPHGVEYGEGEDFPSAVVSTSKNILSQVAEELKKVQS, encoded by the coding sequence ATGAGAATGGAAGATACAGGTCTAGAGGGTATTACTATAGACTTATCTCGTTTAGATGAAATTATGGATGATAATGGTTTAGTTCTTGCAGGGCAATGGGATTATGAGCGAGTTACATATGACCGCAAGATTGAAACAAAAGGTCAAATCTATTACCTTCGTGTACAAGCATATGCTGTTGAAGGAGATATTGGTGGTCGACATGCTGTAGTAAAATTAATTACACCTCTTCTTGGCAAACATTATTATCCACATGGCGTTGAATATGGAGAAGGTGAAGATTTTCCATCTGCAGTTGTAAGCACTAGCAAGAACATACTTTCACAGGTAGCGGAAGAACTAAAAAAAGTTCAATCATAA
- a CDS encoding CAP domain-containing protein, with amino-acid sequence MKIIIRTIIIFVIIFLSYTLFIYYGQYTPKEQHEEENVQISNEELTNSEEDHLNVEKESVPSEGVLSLMEKSSEEITAILGEPDRIDPSAYDYDWWIYEKSENEYIQIGVLNQRVVSVYAIGSEVDVKPFQIGQSVQEVFKIKPVTSTLTLEYEGNSYRFELSEEDINTRPTIKIGDLYVQLYIDKFDGILSSIRVLDAETFIKQRSYEVTYRGNLIKPQEIPEEKWERIESGAEQQILSITNMLRNRHGLEKVKWDENTSEVAFLHSKDMKENNYFSHESPTEGSLVNRLSKQDINYQMAGENIAAQYVDGIAASEGWLNSKGHRETLLNKEFTHLGVGVDGLYYTQNFITTWDRN; translated from the coding sequence CTGAAGATTATCATTAGGACTATTATTATTTTTGTTATCATTTTTTTAAGTTATACATTATTTATTTATTATGGACAATACACTCCGAAAGAGCAACATGAGGAAGAAAATGTACAAATCTCAAACGAGGAATTAACCAACTCAGAAGAAGATCATTTAAATGTGGAGAAGGAATCAGTCCCAAGTGAAGGTGTTTTGTCTTTAATGGAAAAATCTTCAGAGGAAATTACGGCAATATTGGGTGAGCCTGATCGTATTGACCCTTCAGCATACGACTATGATTGGTGGATCTATGAAAAATCTGAGAATGAATATATTCAAATTGGTGTACTGAATCAAAGAGTAGTTTCGGTCTATGCAATTGGCAGTGAAGTAGATGTGAAACCTTTTCAAATTGGACAATCAGTGCAGGAAGTGTTTAAAATTAAACCAGTTACTTCTACACTCACATTAGAGTATGAAGGCAACTCCTATCGGTTTGAATTATCAGAAGAAGATATAAATACCAGACCGACAATAAAGATTGGTGATTTATATGTTCAGTTATATATTGATAAGTTTGATGGCATACTTTCCAGCATTCGTGTATTAGACGCTGAAACTTTTATTAAACAGAGATCCTATGAAGTGACTTATCGTGGTAATTTAATAAAGCCACAAGAAATACCGGAGGAAAAATGGGAGAGAATAGAGAGCGGTGCTGAACAACAAATATTGTCGATTACAAATATGCTTCGTAATCGACATGGTTTAGAAAAAGTAAAATGGGATGAAAATACTTCAGAGGTTGCTTTTTTGCACAGTAAAGATATGAAAGAGAATAACTATTTCTCACACGAATCTCCTACCGAGGGAAGTCTTGTCAACAGGTTATCAAAACAAGATATTAACTATCAAATGGCTGGGGAAAACATAGCTGCACAATATGTTGATGGAATTGCGGCCAGTGAGGGATGGTTAAATAGTAAGGGACATCGTGAAACATTATTGAATAAAGAATTTACTCATTTAGGTGTTGGAGTAGATGGTCTATACTACACACAGAATTTTATAACTACCTGGGACCGAAACTAA
- a CDS encoding PaaI family thioesterase: protein MKKEKLLQLSNEVINNANEEDQYVIELLLNGLKKKQYHEQGSYIGALLHANSEYKDQQFRIKIPNTPIIQNSLNIVHGGITATLLDSAMGGLVHYILPPDKAAVTTEIKINYVAPGVGKELSCISSVIHKGNKTVVTEGKVFRDDGTLIAHSTASFFIISR, encoded by the coding sequence ATGAAAAAAGAGAAACTGTTACAACTTTCAAATGAAGTTATTAACAATGCAAATGAGGAAGATCAATATGTAATTGAATTATTATTAAATGGATTGAAGAAAAAACAATATCATGAACAAGGATCATATATAGGTGCTCTCCTTCATGCTAACTCAGAATACAAAGATCAACAGTTTCGAATTAAAATACCGAATACACCTATTATACAAAACTCATTAAATATTGTTCATGGGGGGATTACAGCTACATTGCTTGACTCAGCAATGGGTGGACTTGTTCATTACATCCTTCCGCCTGATAAAGCTGCTGTCACAACCGAAATTAAAATTAATTACGTAGCTCCTGGCGTTGGTAAAGAATTATCTTGTATTTCAAGTGTGATTCACAAAGGGAATAAAACTGTTGTCACGGAAGGTAAGGTATTCAGAGATGATGGCACTCTTATTGCTCATAGTACAGCTAGCTTCTTTATTATAAGCAGATAA
- the ctaG gene encoding cytochrome c oxidase assembly factor CtaG gives MNMSFDIFGFRALWSPYFLIVILLITALYFMIIGPWKGKFKGSSPVPIKQQLLFVSAILFLYISKGSPVDLLGHIMFSAHMTQMAILYLVVPPLLILGIPNWLWKTILYRPIIKPVMEVFTNPIVALILFNGIFSLYHVPLIFDFVKTDSFYHSIMTTLIFLGAMCMWWPLLTTLPDWKSLSGIKKVGYIFADGVLLTPACALIIFANDPLYLTYSEPQAWLNALQLCVPADTLSGLNLTGPEMFNTLPLVEDQQLGGVLMKIIQEIVYGSILAYIFFQWARREREKDEMEISKNFSPDPIK, from the coding sequence ATGAACATGAGCTTTGATATATTTGGATTTCGTGCTTTATGGAGTCCTTATTTTCTTATTGTGATATTATTAATTACTGCGCTCTATTTTATGATTATTGGACCTTGGAAAGGGAAATTTAAGGGAAGCTCACCTGTGCCTATTAAACAACAGCTACTATTTGTTTCGGCAATTCTGTTTCTTTACATTAGTAAAGGTAGCCCTGTTGATCTTTTAGGACATATAATGTTTAGTGCACATATGACTCAGATGGCTATTCTATATTTAGTTGTTCCGCCTCTACTTATATTAGGAATTCCTAATTGGCTTTGGAAAACAATTCTATATCGGCCAATAATAAAACCTGTTATGGAAGTTTTTACCAATCCAATTGTCGCGCTGATATTGTTTAATGGGATTTTTTCTCTCTATCATGTTCCATTAATATTTGATTTTGTGAAAACAGATTCATTTTATCATTCAATCATGACAACGCTTATTTTTTTAGGAGCAATGTGTATGTGGTGGCCTTTACTTACTACATTACCAGATTGGAAGTCACTTTCTGGTATTAAAAAGGTTGGGTATATTTTTGCTGATGGTGTTTTATTAACTCCAGCTTGTGCACTTATAATTTTTGCAAATGACCCGCTATATTTAACTTACTCCGAGCCACAGGCATGGTTAAATGCACTTCAATTATGTGTGCCTGCTGATACCTTATCTGGTTTAAATCTAACTGGTCCGGAAATGTTTAACACACTACCTCTTGTTGAGGATCAACAACTTGGTGGAGTCCTTATGAAAATCATTCAGGAAATTGTATACGGGTCAATTCTTGCCTATATATTCTTCCAATGGGCTCGTAGAGAAAGGGAGAAGGATGAAATGGAGATAAGTAAAAACTTCTCACCTGATCCGATTAAATAG
- a CDS encoding GNAT family N-acetyltransferase has product MIEILTNRLMIIPCSLDIAKSLVFHRKELNKRSPIDIPTSWPSAFVRGFLPYYIEGLEKDEKDLDCGVWMIILYEQKKIIGDIVMQGKPVQKQNVRLTYHIEEETTDETIAYEAIDAFIDWLSYQMAVKKVVMECEVQDKESIRLFDKLGLICTNKDGEFFTWEIQKDEV; this is encoded by the coding sequence TTGATTGAAATTTTAACAAATCGGTTAATGATTATTCCCTGTTCTCTTGATATTGCTAAGTCATTAGTTTTCCATCGGAAAGAACTTAATAAACGTTCTCCCATTGATATCCCGACAAGTTGGCCGTCTGCTTTTGTGCGGGGATTCTTACCTTATTATATTGAGGGATTAGAAAAAGACGAAAAAGATTTAGATTGTGGAGTTTGGATGATTATATTATATGAACAGAAAAAAATTATTGGAGACATCGTTATGCAAGGAAAGCCAGTTCAGAAACAGAATGTAAGATTAACGTATCATATTGAGGAAGAGACAACAGATGAAACAATTGCATATGAAGCGATTGATGCATTTATTGACTGGCTATCATATCAGATGGCTGTTAAAAAGGTTGTAATGGAATGTGAGGTACAGGACAAAGAATCTATCCGTCTATTTGATAAATTAGGTTTAATTTGTACAAACAAAGATGGTGAATTTTTTACTTGGGAAATTCAGAAAGATGAGGTATAA